A stretch of Brassica rapa cultivar Chiifu-401-42 chromosome A08, CAAS_Brap_v3.01, whole genome shotgun sequence DNA encodes these proteins:
- the LOC117127346 gene encoding uncharacterized protein LOC117127346 yields the protein MNMKHESSGAVKIQEENKWVWPRWVKTALGSCEIWSNHVKGEPLMERAADGGQTARLKCEDQLSLEESISLEKIEDVYENKINLRRMYEVRKMICELKQGKEGFNQHVKKLRCLWSELQSLRPRSCDPRVLEEWREQDVVFSLLASLDSSYGWLVKLILKEEKLPNMEEVCVLVQRLHQVMEENKEITWSKEGAKRKKGRLRRRSKAQIRRGRCWKRSILSGYQGSYGTMKMGREEAQQILMGECSYSAYMGESVESSGVMRKLETKGADERVTKEEWDEFVKYVSALATTRRQGAPAKASTSNKPIIVDSGASHHMISDRSLMSDVKKATGGVMIANGDRIPIEGVGKLKLFDKDSDAFYMPQFASNLLSVRKATIDLGCQVVFRPDDVEFQDLKSSKMFQLERE from the coding sequence ATGAATATGAAGCACGAATCTAGTGGAGCAGTGAAGattcaagaagaaaacaagtggGTTTGGCCAAGATGGGTGAAGACAGCCTTAGGAAGCTGTGAGATTTGGAGTAATCATGTAAAGGGAGAACCTTTAATGGAGAGAGCTGCTGATGGGGGTCAGACAGCAAGGTTGAAGTGTGAAGATCAGTtgagtcttgaagaaagtatatctcttgagaagattgaagatgtttatgagaacaagatcaatctaAGGAGGATGTATGAAGTCAGGAAGATGATCTGTGAGTTAAAACAAGGGAAAGAAGGTTTCAATCAGCATGTGAAGAAGCTGAGATGTTTGTGGTCGGAGTTACAAAGCTTGAGACCAAGAAGTTGTGATCCAAGAGTGCTAGAAGAGTGGCGAGAGCAAGATGTTGTCTTCAGCCTCCTTGCAAGCTTGGATTCATCTTATGGCTGGTTGGTAAAGCTTATTCTCAAGGAAGAGAAGCTACCCAACATGGAAGAAGTGTGTGTACTTGTTCAGAGGCTTCATCAAGTGATGGAAGAGAACAAAGAGATAACTTGGAGTAAGGAGGGTGCTAAAAGGAAGAAGGGAAGGCTGAGACGACGGTCTAAGGCTCAGATCAGAAGAGGAAGGTGTTGGAAGAGAAGCATACTGTCTGGTTATCAAGGTAGCTATGGTACTATGAAGATGGGCAGAGAAGAAGCACAACAGATTCTtatgggagagtgttcttactcagcttacatgggagaatctGTAGAGAGCAGTGGGGTTATGAGGAAGCTAGAGACCAAAGGAGCGGATGAGCGTGTCACAaaggaggaatgggatgagtttgtcaagtatgtgtctgctttggctacgacccggagacagggtgctcctgccaaagcatccacatccaacaaacccatcattgttgattctggagcaagtcatcacatgattagtgacagaagcttaatgagtgatgtaaagaaagctactgggggtgtgatgatagctaatggtgatagGATTCCTATAGAAGGAGTtggaaagctcaagctatttgataaagactcagatgccttctacatgccacaGTTTGCTTCAAATCTACTATCTGTAAGGAAAGCCACAATTGATCTTggctgtcaagtagtattcaggccagatgatgttgagttccaagatttgaa